agtaaccctgccaaagaaggaaattttGCCATGGTTTGACATgacttgacaaatccatgctggctatgcCTTATATCCTATTAATCTCTAGGTACTTAAAAacggattgtttaataatttgttccagtatctttccaagtatcaaagtcaggctgattggtctataattccctgtgtgctctgttttccctttttaaagatagatactatCTTTGCCTTTCTCCAGGCCTCTGGGACCTTACCAGTCCTCTAAGAGTTCTTAAAGATAACTGATAATTTCAAGATTGCTTCAGTTCATTCCTTAAGtgccctaggatgaatttcatcggGCTCTGCAGAGttgaatatttttaacatatttaaaCATTCTTGACCTTGGtcttttcctattttggcttACATTCCTTCCCCTTTCTTGTTTAATATTAACTGCATTGAGTATCTGgccaccattaacctttttagtgaaaactgaagcaaaataggcattaaacacctgaGTTTTcatgatgtcatcagttattagctctccttccccactaaatggaggacctacactttccttcatctttctcttgctcataatgtatttaaagaacttaTCACCTTTTATATCCCttactaggtgtaactcattttgtatCTTAgcttttctcattttgtctgtacattcttttgtttttcttttgtatgCATCCTTGCAACTTGTCCATGTTTcaactttttgtaggattcctttttgattttcaggtcattaaagagctcctgatggagccatattggcctcttcctatctttccttcacattgggatagtttgcaatTGAGCCTTCAATACTGTCTCCTTGCAGAACTGCCAGCTCTCTTGAACTCCTTTTTCCTTCAGATATTCTCCCCACATGACCTTACTTACCAGTTCTCGGAGTTTGCTAAAGTCtccttttttgaagtccattgtccttattctagtgctctcattccttccttccttcccttagGATCATCAAATCTATCATTACATGATCACTTGCACCCAAATGAACCTCAGAAGGGATGAGCCTCTGAAGACCACGGTGAATTTATTCTTACTCACTGTTGTTAGGGCTCAGAGGCTAGAGCCctgagagaagagaaaagaaggatCTGAACTCCTTCCCCTAGTCCACctgatttttctttaagaatataAACCCTGGTAAATTTATCTCCATCTCACAAAGAGGAATGGATAAGAGCATAAAGCAGATTTTTCCTACTAAAAGAGCTAAGGAAAAGTAGGCAATTAATTTCCTTTTAGAAGGGCATTCTGGGAGTGGAAGGAGTCTTGGGCCCTATAAAACACAGGCTATTTCACTGCTTAGTGCTAGAAAAAGCAGCCCCCAGGAGAGATGTTACAACTCTATAACTTACTGGAGACAAAGGTAAAAGTTTATTTGTTTCCAAAAACCTACTAACTCTGGAAAAAGTGACTTTGGGGAATTGATAGCATTTTGATCATTAAGCACCTAGGGAGATGGGACTAAATTCTATTTTATATTATCTGTTTGCTGATATAATAAGTACCCCAGTATTCCAAAAAGATCACATAGGTAgtctggtggagcagggaattgaactgggATCTTCTGGATATCAGGTCAGCACCTTAACCACTCAAGCAGTAGAAAATACAACCTTTCATCTTAGTCACTGGTTTCAATATAGCCCTTCTTCAGCATCTCATATGCCTGGGTTGGAAGTCTTTTTAAACTCCCAAATCAtaagcttttctctgcatttGTTTCTTGACATTGGGCCCAGTACTCCAAAACTCTTATTTGTATGACTCACATCAAGAAGGATTTGTAGAATTGGGCTCTTTGACTGTAAACTCTACTGGTAAGGATTATATTTTAAGTAACATTAACCTGTAGGGCCCTTTATAAATAGTTCTGAATTGCTGTTCTATCTACATCCTAAGTTCACTGCTAGATATCCTAATAAAGATTGTTAGAAAACAAGTTACTTTTGTATTGTGACAAATACTGTACCTCAAAAttggtaactttaaaaaaacagtttccCCAAACTACCAAATGAATAGCGACTGTAGCTGACACAAAATATCAGTATTTCCATATTCTTCACCTTTCCACATCTAGCTTGCTTGTTTATAGACTGCTAAAGAAAAGCTCTATAACCTACCTGCACAGGGTATTAAACAGTTTTTAATTTGGTGAGCATGGCTTATAGATGCTTCACAACATACTACCTGTACCTTAAGTCATTTTATTTCCCCATCCTCAGTCCCTCTGGGGCTCTTAATTTACAATAACTCTCCAATTGTACTTTGTTAGCCCAACATTTTAGCCATTCCTGCTTCGCTATAAAATTAGTACCTAGGCAATGCTTTCTGCCAACAAGTGACAGCAAGGACTAGTTACAGGAATACCTGCTCTCACAGAGGGCCAAAAGAAGCTCCAGTTGAAGGCCAGGCTTCTTGGAGAATTGGTATTACATATAGCTGCTGACTGGGCAGATTATTTAATACACGTATATGAACCACCTAGATTGAATTACTGGAGCAGCAGTAGTTCTAGCTTTCTCGAACAATGTTCAACGGTAGAAAACTGCTTCCAAAGCTATTTCCAGATAGCTCTACTGTTCACTGAGTGAAATAGTAGAAGCCTCATCACTTCTCTATGGATACATATTCCATggtgataatttagtctgacctcctgtacaactgtccccaaaatgattcctagagcatatctttttagaaaaacatccaatcttgatttaaaaacttcaagtgatgaacaatccatcatgacccttagcaatttttttttaaatcatcatccATGGGATCCCTCCACACACTGGGGTTCCCCCTACTTAAACACACACCAGTCCAGGGAAGCCCCACTCTGTAGCAGCAGAGAGTTAAGACTTGACTAGACAAAGCACTAATACATGTACAATAGGAATCACGCCTTTCCCCAATGCAGTGATAGTGAATCGACACAGCTAAATTACAGACGCATGAGAACAGTGGTTCTGAAAAGCTGACACCATACAGCCAGAATTCAACATCATCCCTCTTCCTAGCAGCTCAATCCACCACACCTTCAGTTAGCTGCCACGTCAGACTAGGCCAGGAATCCCAATTGAGAGCCTATTCTCAAGCCCGGATTCAGTCATTCGCTTCCAATTTTCTATTGCAGTTGGCAATATAAGTGAGAGACCGCTCCAAACCCCCGAATCTAATAGGATGGCAACATAACGCCATTTGAAAAAGGAATAAAGAGTGCAGATTAGTGTGATTAGATCTAAAATACAAAGACTGCAAGAGAAAATTCAGGATTTGCAAACTGCAATGTCAGCTACTCCAAACATCAACACCAAAGCCTGCCCTTCGAAAATTAGATCTGTGTTGCAAGAAAGAAAGCATACACAGAGAAAAATTTACGCTGGACACTGCTAGATAATGAGCACAGCTCGCTTAAAATTAAGAAACTAATCTTATCTCTGCAAGTCTGATTTAGTTGTGCAAAGTGACACTTGCCTGCCTTCCAGGAGACTCATTCCTTCCTCCTCCAAACCAGCCCCCCATTCATTCGCTTTCCACTGGGCAGTTACATAAGGAATGAGCTGCACAACTGTAGGATGGAGGAAAGTACTGGTGCTTTCTGCAGCGCGTCAGGGGCTGAAGCATGAATAACTGCAACTGCTTAAAGCCACTAAATCTTTAACATGATCAGAGCTGTCACACGAGGCGGCAACGGAAGCGCATCGCCCTTATTTAGAGCTAGCCCAGTCCTAGGGTGTTTTTCGGGGGAGGAAAGGCAAGGACGAGTGTCTCCCTGATTCACATCAACCCAAGCCTCCCACATTTGGGAAGGGGAAGTCTGCATGTTGTCTACACGCGGGACAGCTCTTCAGAGAAAACTCCCCCTTCACCCTGCTGCTGGGGATTTTGTGAGTACCCCATGAAGACCTGTCAGGGCTCTCTCTCCAGCAGACAAATACGCCCCCCGCGAAGaaatcccccctcctcccattcccaGCAAAGGCACCGCTCCTCACCTCAGTGCCCCAGGGGCGTGAGGGCCAATACCCCTTCGCTGCCCCATCCCCGGCAACTGAGGCAACTCCTGGGGGGAGCGGGGTGTTGCCCCACAtcaggaggggagggcagaggcccCTGTGGAAAAGCGGGTTTCCCCACAGAAGGGGCTGAGAGGAGACCGCGAGATCGATccacgccccccccacccccggtcgGTCTAGTTCCCTccgtccccctccccgcagcggAGGATCAGGCCCCGCTCCCCCGCGCAGGGTCGGTCGGGTCCTCCCAGGGAACATCAGGCCCCGCTCCCTCTCGGGTCGGTCTGTTCCGCCCAGGGAGGATCAGTCCCCGCTCCCTGGGGTCGGCTCTGGTCAGTCCGGTCCGGTCCGCCCAGGACGTATCGGGCCCCGCGGGCACGCACCGGCGCAGGAGCGGGTCTTCCAGATCTTGAGCAGCAGGATGATGATAGCCGCCAGGTGGGACAGGTCCCCGGTGAGGCGGAAGATGTTCATGGCGGAGGCAGGGGAAGCCCGGAGCCGGGGACCGAAGATGGCGAGAGCTCAGCGGACACCGAACGACGTGGCCCAGAGACGTGGCCAGACAGCCAGCGCGCCCAGTGCACCCTGGGAAACCGGAGCgggaggccccaccccacccaccgcGAGGGacacaccccctccccgcccccgcctccgCCTCCGCCTCGGGGGCTGGGCGCGCTCGCACTCCCCTGGGTCCCCAGGCCCCTGCGCGGCGCGCGCGCCCCGTGAGCAGCAGGCCCCAGGCCCCCTCGGCGCGCTGTTAGTGGGGCCCCTCCAGACGCGTCACTCAAGCCCAGCAGTAGCTCTGGCCGAGCGGTAAGGAGCCGGGTGCACGAGGTAACCCGCTCCCCCAGTACAGCCCTCACACACCTGTGTCCTCTGcctgccgccccccaccccctcagccagCAGCTTAATCTGCACTCCGGGCATGACTAGCTCTGCCAAACACTAGCTCGGGGCTGTGCTTGAGCGCCCCGGGGTGCAggtaaaggggggggggaagagctttGCAGAAGActgtccccatccccaggggTGCTGGACAAGACATGCTGGTCTTGGGCCCGGGACTGTGCCTTTCTTTCCCTGTGTTTCAGAAAGTGCCTGCCCCCATTGGGGCACTCCGGCGCTCATCTGTCTCGCTCCGTGTATGGGGCACATCACTGGACTAGCTGACTTGCTTGGAGTAGCTTTCCTTTGACTTGGGGCTGACTAGCTTCATGCTGATTTTTAGGGTCCGGAGTCGTGCAAGTCAGTTTAATTGCAAATGCAGCATTTGTCATAGTCACTAGCACTCCCTGCAGCGGGGTAAGGGTATTACCCTTGTGTAAGGCTTGATCTGTTAGCCACTTACATTgggaactctgtggcagggaagacGTTCCAAAGTAGAGAGGTCATAATTAAtcttggtccagtggttagggtactagctGAGGACGTGGGAGACTGTTCAGTTCTCTGCCCCACCACAGacttgtgtgtgaccttgggccagtcatttGTTCCTCTTTGGGCATGTCTGCATTGTCCTTGCCCCAGAAAAAAACATGTTcttaactcaggtttcagagtaacagccgtgttagtctgtattcgcaaaaagaaaaggagtacttgtggcaccttagagactaaccagtttatttgagcatgagctttcgtgagctacagctgagctgtagctcacgaaagctcatgctcaaataaactggttagtctctaaggtgccacaagtactccttttctttgttcttaactCAGTTAGCTAACCCACATCagctaacttgggttaaaatagcaaCCTCAGGCTCCCCAAAGGTTGAACTCAAGCTGCTAACCTGAGGTAAAAGCCAAGTTGCTGTGtcatcactgctatttttacctgAGTTAGCTAACTATCCAGAGTGAGGAACACACCttcttttgcagtgtagacattccctataAGTGTTCCCaagctgtaaaatgaagataatagcacttccctacgtCACCTTTTATTGTTGTgacaataaaaacattaaagtttgtgaagtactttgagatctactgatgaaaagtgttttTAAGATTTAGGTATTACACTTACTTGAAGCAATATTAGGCCTCTCTCCTATAGGCTAGACTCAGCATGACAATAGAGGTGGACAAATAATTCACAGCAGATAACAatgatttttgcttttgtttacaAACTGTCCAGGAGCAGACTGACTCTTGCActtattaatcacaattattttgcATAATTTTTGTGAATATTTCTGGGGCTGTAGTTCATTCATTAACAGCTTGTGAGTACTCAAAATTTAAGCTGTGGCTGGCAACATGTTATGTTGCCCATCTGCATTTGGATGACTATAGCCCCAGAATTGTGTTTTTTGATGTGAATATTTGCTATTCCAAACCTAAATCTTACTTCCTCAGAATGGTGAAGACTAAGCTTAAACGGAAGGGGGGCAGAGCAGTAGGATCAGAAGTCAAGGAATAAAAGGCTCCTCAAAATGATTTGCCTGGTTTGAGAGGAAAACACATGAGGATAATCTTGCCCTTGTAGAAACTGGTGAATAATCATCTAGGGCAGTGGTtgtcaaccaggggtctggggcgcccctggggactggggggggctgcaagcaggtttcagagggtccgCCAAGCATGACCGGCGTTAGACTTGCTaggacccagggcagaaagccaaagccccaccacataGGActgcagctcagggccctgagccctgccacccagggttgAAGCTGAAACTTGAGCAACTTAACTTCACAGGGCCCCCTGTAGTGTGGAGCACTGGACAGGTgccttgcttgctaccccctaacgccggccctggcttttgtatgcagaaaaccagttgtggcacagctggtccctggagtttttatagcgggggagggggagggtcagAAAATAAAAGggtgagaacccctgatataggGTTTCATGAAATCATAACTGGAAGTGGAAAAGACCTTTTAGGGCATCTAACATCatcccctgccaatgcaggattgttccctgcactAATAACTCTTTcgtcttcaaagtgctttacaatattGGATACCACAGTCATGGGTGCTTTATACATATGCTTAGATTGAAGTAGGCTTCCTAGTGCTTTGTCCTTATTGTGTCTAGTCTCGCACATTCTTGGCAAAGACCAAGCCAGACATGCTGGGGTGATGTAATTACCAGACAGTTGGACAACATATGTAGGTAggaatctctttttaaaaagctctaTTTGTACAAATGGGATGGGGGCAGCTTTCCTCACTTTCTAGAAAACCTGTTCAAATGTCCATATTCTGACTTCTAATATGATGTATGGTGTACTTGATAAGTATTTGCATAGTgatgtttgttttcttcttaaagaTAAAGTTGGGGTTTGATTCTAGTTTAATGGTGCAAGGAAGAGAAAACTCAAAAACCTTTTATATGCCTTTCAAGTAGACTAGTGATATTGTCACCTGCAACATTTAACATTGCAAACTTTCACCTAGTGTTTTGGAAGAAATGAAATCCTAAACCTGAAGAAAGGTCCTACCTAGGCTCTTATGACATTCATCACCATGTACATGCCCAATATCCAGATCAAAGATACATCTACTCCAAAGTAGTACTTTCACTCTTTCCAGCTCTTGCTGTGAAAAGGCAGTCAGGCAGGGGACAACTGTTCCTTTAGGCAAAGTAATCTAGGGACGCTTTCATATGAGTAAGTTGTCAAAAGTCTACTGAGAAATAGGAAGTAGATTCTcccagctaattttttttttaagtcctaaACTCATGGAAGCTTTTCAAGTAACATGTTTTGCACTCCAGTACACTCACCCTGAGAAAATAACATAACTTCTTTATTATTGTAGAAAGCTGATATCTGTTACAAAAGGGTTGCCATGCTTGAGAAAAGTCAGAAAATTCTTCaagcaaaatatttgtattttcaaaaaaagaaaaggagtacttgtggcaccttagagactaaccaatttatttgagcataagctttcgtgagctacagctctcttcatcggatgctcacgaaagcttatgctcaaataaattggttagtttctaaggtgccacaagtactccttttctttttgcaaatacagactaacacggctgttactctgaaacctgtcatatttgtATTTTGTCACTTGAAAAATAGTGAAACGATTCTAACTGCAACTTTTTGCCTTTTCCATGTTTATCCTGAATAAATTGTAGTTAAACTCTTTAAAGGGTTTACTTAGTACCTGAGTGTAAGTAGAATGATGATTTCATGTCAAATTATAATTGAGTTTATTATCCTTTATTATAAGAAGCACCCATGTTGTGACAGGAACATTATTACATATTTTCAAAGATGCATTATCAAGACAAATAAGACTGTTGTCATGCTCTAAATTCCAAAACTCTCAAGTCCAGCATTACAGCCCTTGACAAATTCCTTGATATCTTTAGCCCCTCCCTTCCTGTAAAGTGCCTCAGGAAAGATGGGCTTAGAAGTGTTTGGAAAGCTATTGGATTTGGGCAGCCATCCTAAATAGGTGGTCAAGTAACTTTTAGGCACCATCAAATATGTTTGTGTAGATGGCAGCAAGTAGGACCACATTTGAGGGCACAAGTCTGGTGTTGGTTACTCAAATCTAATATTTGAAGAAACATATTGAAATTCCCATGCAAATGGGACTACAGCAATCATGCTAAGTGATAGCAACCATTCCATAGAAAAACAATGTAAGTTAGACCATCGGTGTCTGCAGTGGCACCCTACACCTGTTTTACACTGATGTTAAGAGAATCAGGTCTAGTAAGtacaattttctttctttcttagaatGATACTTAGTTGAGCAACCAGATCTTGTTGATCCCTGGAGAAGCTGCTTGATCCAGGATTAATTGTATGGTATCTGGCATTCTAGGCATTGATAATTCTCTGTTCAAATGCCTCTAAAGCTATGAGTAACATAAAAGTACTTAAATGTACAGCTGGAACTGGAGGCACAGCTGGAACAGATAATAAATGTATCAAGGACACAGAACTTACATCCTTCCTCTAACTGTCAAATATTCTCAGTTCATGCAGTATGTATGGAGAGCTTGTGTCTAACCCACTTTTTTTGACATCTGATAAATATTCAAATACACCAAAACCCAAATTAAAGATGACCAGGGGCAGCTTGAACTTGTGCACCAACCCATAACTGAAGCAACATTTAATCTTAACCACATTACaaataaaaattgtatttatCTATCAGAAAATTCTGTGGAGGATTGTACCACCAAAAAAAGTGTCCCATGGCTATTTGTGAAAGCTTATGTTTAGTGCTTCtgttttttcagggtttattaatttaatttttcaggaTTTATTTTCTACAATTTTTGAGTTGTGTGTAGATGTCCAGAAATTGTTTTTCCCAGGGCTTTCTTTGTATACGCCGTAAAGAGTAATGTATATAATTACTCATTTACAATTTAAACTGctgtaatgagtaatctctttgtaactttccctagtgcactttaacatcatagtgctgtttgaaacagcagtgtgttaaagtgcactagggaacctttagtgtgcaccagcagggtctactcTACACAGACCAGTTAACGCACTTTAGAAATCATATCCTGAAGTCCACATtactgctctgtgtagacaaggaCTTAGATACACGTAACCATTTCTGGTGGTTTTTCTGGTGTTTACAGGATAAACACAGGAGAGGTTTTctggtttttttggtgtgtgtgtgtgttttgtttcaggGGTATTAGGGTTTATCAGTTAAAACCAAAAATGAGAAGCCCTGTTTAGTTCTTCTGTTCTCCACCTTTTCCTCTggcagtaaaaaaataaaattaaaaacccCAAAGAGACTTCAGAATATAAGTGAGATGCTGTTAAAACAAAGGTTTTAAGGTTAATAAATACCCGCTAAAATCTTGAAGGTAAATGTGGCATGCTGCCATTGCTAGCCAACCAAGAAATGCTCCTGCATTTAGTACATAACTGCACAATCATTCTGATTGTGAGCCCTGCACAACAGGACTGAATCACGAGAAGAAGAAAATCGTCATTAACCGGGATTACAAAAAcagactgagccctggtctacactaggactttaggtcgaatttagcagtgttaaatcgatgtaaacctgcacccgtccacacaatgaagccctttatttcgacttaaagggctcttaaaatcgatttccttactccacccctgacaagaggattagcgcttaaatcgacgttgccggctcgaatttggggtactgtggacacaattcgatggtattggcctccgggagctatcccagagtgctccattgtgaccgctgtggacagcactctcaactcagatgcactggccaggtagacaggaaaagaaccacaaacttttgaatctcatttcctgtttggccagcgtggcaagctgcaggtaaccatgcagagctcatcagcacaggtgaccatgatggagtcccagaatcgcaaaagagctccagcatggaccgaacggaaggtacgggatctgatcgctgtttggggagaggaatccgtgctatcagaactccgttccagttttcgaaatgccaaaacctttgtcaaaatctcccagggcatgaaggacagaggccataacagggacccgaagcagtgctgcatgaaactgaaggagctgaggcaagcctaccagaaaaccagagaggcgaacggccgctccgggtcagagccccaaacatgccgcttctatgatgagctgcatgccattttagggggttcagccaccactaccccagccgtgttgtttgactccttcaatggagatggaggcaatacggaagcaggttttggggacgaagaagatgatgatgatgaggttgtagatagctcacagcaagcaagtggagaaaccggttttcccgacagccaggaactgtttctcaccctggacctggagccagtaccccccgaacccacccaaggctgcctcctggacccagcaggcggagaagggacctctggtgagtgtaccttttaaaatactatacatggtttaaaagcaagcatgtgaaaggattactttgccctggcattcgcggttctcctagatgtagtcctaaagcctttgcaaaaggtttctggggagggcagccttattgcgtccttcatggtaggacactttaccactccaggccagtaacacgtactcgggaatcattgtagaacaaagcattgcagtgtatgtttgctggcattcaaacaacatccgttctttatctctctgtgttatcctcaggagagttagatataattcatggtcacctggttgaaatagagtgcttttcttc
The Eretmochelys imbricata isolate rEreImb1 chromosome 10, rEreImb1.hap1, whole genome shotgun sequence genome window above contains:
- the LOC144271609 gene encoding uncharacterized protein LOC144271609, whose amino-acid sequence is MQSSSAQVTMMESQNRKRAPAWTERKVRDLIAVWGEESVLSELRSSFRNAKTFVKISQGMKDRGHNRDPKQCCMKLKELRQAYQKTREANGRSGSEPQTCRFYDELHAILGGSATTTPAVLFDSFNGDGGNTEAGFGDEEDDDDEVVDSSQQASGETGFPDSQELFLTLDLEPVPPEPTQGCLLDPAGGEGTSAACVSMITGSSPSQSLVKLRKKKKRTRDEMFSELMLSSHTDRAQTNAWRQIMSECRKAQNDREERWRAEESK